From one Humulus lupulus chromosome 8, drHumLupu1.1, whole genome shotgun sequence genomic stretch:
- the LOC133793835 gene encoding uncharacterized protein LOC133793835, whose product MIFPPAFFDIMVHLVLHLPKEAILGGLVHFRWMYPIERSMGVYKQYVRNRARPEGSIAEAYVVNEALTFCSMYLRGVETRFNRPERNDDRVESQPNREYSIYKAVGRPFGKKSSMLLNPQLKQKAEWYILNNCAEIKEYLSEHMDELRRRGGSNLEVQQETDFPQWFKERVCILVNSFLKPHLVNPKLTFNVNVDR is encoded by the exons atgatatttcctccagcatttttcgacattatggtgcatttggttttgcaccttccgaaagaggcaattcttggcggtctcgtgcactttaggtggatgtatcccattgaacgttcaatgggagtttataaacagtatgtaagaaatcgtgcacgtccagaaggttcaatcgcagaagcttacgtggtgaacgaggctttaaccttttgctcaatgtacctgcggggggttgagactcgattcaatcgacctgagaggaatgacgatcgcgttgaatcccaaccaaatcgggaatattctatttataaggctgttggtcgtccatttggtaagaaatcaagtatgctcctcaatccgcagttaaagcaaaaggctgagtggtatatcttgaacaattgtgccgaaattaaggagtaccttag tgagcatatggatgaattaagaagacgggggggctcgaatcttgaagttcaacaagaaactgattttcctcagtggttcaaagaaagagtatgtatattagtcaattcttttctgaaaccccacttagtcaatccaaaactaactttcaatgttaatgttgataggtga